A region from the Candidatus Thiothrix putei genome encodes:
- the lpxA gene encoding acyl-ACP--UDP-N-acetylglucosamine O-acyltransferase produces MSSLIHPTAIVHPAAQLAEGVEVGAYSVIGADVSVGRATRIGSHVVIEGPTRIGAENQIYQFASVGAAPQDKKFNGELTELIIGDRNVIRECCTLNRGTAQDKGKTVIGNDNWIMAYVHIAHDCIIGNNTIFANSATLAGHVEIRDWVILGGFTLVHQFCTIGEHAFTGMGSAIGKDVPPYTMVTGAPAEPRSINLEGLKRRGYSMDAIHRIKEAHRILYRHNLTTQEALAKIDVDYGEYPDIRLLLDFCHNSQRGLIR; encoded by the coding sequence TTGAGTAGCCTGATTCATCCCACGGCGATTGTGCACCCTGCTGCGCAACTGGCTGAGGGTGTGGAAGTGGGGGCGTATAGCGTGATCGGTGCTGATGTCAGCGTCGGTCGTGCGACACGTATTGGTTCGCATGTGGTGATTGAGGGGCCAACACGCATTGGTGCGGAAAACCAGATTTACCAGTTTGCCTCGGTTGGGGCAGCGCCTCAGGATAAGAAGTTTAACGGTGAACTTACCGAATTGATCATCGGTGATCGCAATGTGATCCGTGAATGTTGTACCTTGAATCGCGGGACAGCGCAGGATAAAGGCAAAACCGTCATTGGTAATGACAACTGGATTATGGCTTATGTCCATATTGCCCACGATTGCATCATTGGCAATAACACTATTTTTGCGAATAGTGCGACCTTAGCCGGACACGTAGAGATTCGTGACTGGGTGATTTTAGGTGGATTTACCTTGGTTCACCAGTTTTGCACCATTGGCGAACATGCTTTTACGGGGATGGGGTCAGCTATCGGCAAGGACGTTCCCCCTTATACCATGGTGACAGGCGCACCCGCTGAACCGCGCAGTATCAATCTGGAAGGTTTGAAACGCCGTGGTTACAGCATGGATGCGATTCACCGCATTAAGGAAGCACACCGCATTCTTTACCGCCACAACCTGACGACTCAGGAAGCACTCGCCAAAATTGACGTGGATTACGGTGAATACCCTGATATTCGCTTACTGCTTGATTTTTGCCATAATAGTCAGCGGGGGCTGATTCGTTAA
- the lpxB gene encoding lipid-A-disaccharide synthase produces MKRIAIIAGETSGDLLAARLILALRQCIPELEFEGIAGSEMQAAGCQSLFPLEKLSVMGLVEVLAHLPELLSIRHQLLRHWQANPPDLFIGVDAPDFNLPLAAKLHALGIPTVHYVSPSVWAWRAKRVRNMRGNIDLMLTLFPFEVDFYREHGMTAEFVGHPLADEVAFDASRELAREQLDLPCRQRILAILPGSRSGEVRRLAPDFLRAAWQLQQRHPDLCLVAPAATPRLRQELEAIRQQVAPDLSLTVLDGQSRTLMQAADYIVLASGTAVLEGMLAGRLMIAAYRVAPLTAWLIRTFHLLKVRFVTLPNNLANEALVTELLQEQVTPLNLVQAVENLFTLPVERQRYILQRFQALHAQLRQNASASAANAILTHFSVKKS; encoded by the coding sequence ATGAAGCGTATTGCCATCATTGCTGGGGAAACGTCAGGTGATTTGCTGGCGGCGCGTTTGATTCTTGCTTTACGTCAGTGTATTCCTGAGCTTGAATTTGAAGGCATTGCAGGCAGTGAAATGCAAGCAGCGGGTTGCCAAAGCTTATTTCCCTTAGAAAAACTCTCCGTTATGGGGTTGGTAGAGGTTTTAGCACATTTGCCGGAGCTGCTGTCTATCCGTCATCAGTTGTTACGGCATTGGCAGGCAAATCCCCCCGACTTATTCATTGGCGTGGATGCACCTGATTTTAACTTACCGCTTGCAGCCAAATTACACGCTTTAGGTATTCCTACCGTGCATTACGTGAGTCCTTCTGTATGGGCGTGGCGGGCTAAACGGGTGCGCAACATGCGTGGCAATATTGATTTAATGCTAACGTTGTTTCCATTTGAAGTGGATTTTTACCGTGAACATGGCATGACGGCTGAGTTTGTCGGGCATCCCCTTGCAGACGAAGTGGCGTTTGATGCGAGTCGTGAACTAGCCCGCGAACAGTTGGATTTGCCGTGCCGTCAGCGTATTCTGGCTATTTTACCGGGTAGTCGCAGTGGGGAAGTGCGCCGTCTTGCCCCTGATTTTTTGCGAGCGGCTTGGCAATTGCAGCAGCGTCACCCTGATTTATGTTTGGTGGCACCGGCTGCAACGCCACGGTTACGGCAAGAATTAGAGGCGATACGTCAACAAGTAGCGCCTGATCTTAGTCTCACCGTGTTAGATGGGCAATCGCGTACCTTGATGCAAGCGGCTGATTATATCGTGTTAGCGTCCGGTACAGCGGTGTTGGAAGGCATGTTAGCTGGTCGTTTGATGATCGCCGCGTATCGCGTTGCCCCGTTGACGGCGTGGTTGATTCGTACCTTCCATTTGTTGAAAGTTCGTTTTGTGACCTTGCCCAACAACTTGGCTAATGAGGCGTTGGTAACAGAACTGCTTCAAGAGCAGGTCACCCCGTTGAATCTTGTGCAGGCAGTAGAAAATTTGTTTACCCTACCTGTTGAACGCCAACGCTACATTCTGCAACGTTTTCAAGCATTACACGCACAACTGCGCCAAAACGCGAGTGCCAGTGCCGCTAATGCCATTCTTACCCATTTTTCGGTTAAAAAATCGTAG
- the rnhB gene encoding ribonuclease HII: MVVAGVDEVGRGPLAGAVVAAAVILDPNQPIVGLNDSKKLTAKRREQLAVEIRAKALAWSLGRAEVEEIDQINILQATFLAMQRALEGLAIQPDLVKIDGNRCPVSTYAMQAIVGGDATVAEISAASILAKVVRDAELVALDAIYPQYGFAKHKGYGTAAHLAALREFGATPIHRRSFAPVRQTLAAS, translated from the coding sequence ATGGTGGTTGCGGGCGTGGATGAGGTGGGGCGAGGGCCATTGGCAGGTGCAGTAGTGGCGGCTGCGGTTATTCTTGACCCAAACCAGCCAATCGTTGGCTTGAATGACTCCAAAAAACTCACGGCAAAGCGTCGTGAGCAGTTGGCGGTTGAGATTCGGGCCAAAGCCTTAGCATGGAGCTTAGGACGGGCGGAAGTAGAAGAAATTGATCAGATCAATATTTTGCAAGCAACATTTTTAGCGATGCAACGGGCATTAGAAGGTTTGGCGATTCAGCCCGATTTGGTCAAAATTGATGGTAATCGTTGCCCCGTATCGACGTATGCGATGCAGGCAATTGTCGGTGGGGATGCAACGGTAGCGGAAATCAGTGCGGCGTCGATTCTGGCAAAAGTGGTGCGTGATGCGGAGTTGGTGGCATTGGATGCGATTTACCCACAATACGGGTTTGCTAAACACAAAGGCTATGGAACGGCGGCACATTTAGCGGCATTGCGTGAGTTTGGCGCTACGCCGATTCATCGACGTAGCTTTGCACCGGTCAGGCAAACGCTCGCAGCGTCTTAA
- the ppk1 gene encoding polyphosphate kinase 1, with protein sequence MQENAAPDLNNPDYYLNRELSLLAFNRRVMELAQDPRVPLLERLRFLCISSANMDEFFEVRVASLKQQLQLDVASIGADGLTPTAALRQITTTAHALVESQYKLLNESIIPALRQEGIYFVRRTHWDERQLAWLSDYFDRELMPLLSPLGLDPAHPFPNVINKSLNFIISLQGTDAFGREIDTAIVQAPRSLPRIIRLPEGMAASNDSFVFLSSILHAFIDRLFPGMEVLGCYQFRLTRNSNMYVDEEEVDDLLQAMQGELPQRNYGAVVRLEVADHCPTDNIEYLMEQFHLCEQDVYNVNGPVNLNRLMAIADLVDRPDLRFPPFRPAPSVAERHPDLFERIKHSDVLMHHPYQSFQTVLDFIEQAAKDPNVLAIKMTLYRTSKQSELVKHLIRAARLGKEVTVVVELRARFDEEANIGLANQLQNAGAHVVYGVVGYKTHAKLCLVVRREGQHLRRYAHLGTGNYHPGTARIYTDFGLLTCQADMTEDVHKVFHMLTGLGRMRDLKYLLEAPFTLHLAIMDKIQRETQHALAGKPALIRARMNALIEPQTISALYQASQAGVRVELVVRGVCCLRPGIAGISENIHVRSVMGRFLEHPRVFYFQNAGDEELYCSSADWMPRNFFRRVEVAFPILDQKLRQRIIHEAFELHLQDNTQAWELQADGTYLRQQPEGEEAAAINAQQQLLKLLGNG encoded by the coding sequence ATGCAGGAAAATGCTGCACCCGACCTGAATAACCCCGATTACTACCTCAATCGCGAACTCAGCCTGCTTGCCTTTAACCGCCGCGTCATGGAGCTGGCGCAAGACCCGCGTGTACCGCTACTGGAACGTCTGCGCTTTCTGTGTATTTCCAGTGCGAATATGGATGAGTTTTTTGAAGTCCGGGTAGCCAGTCTCAAGCAACAGTTGCAACTGGATGTCGCCTCCATTGGTGCAGATGGCTTAACCCCGACGGCAGCATTGAGGCAAATTACGACCACGGCACACGCACTGGTTGAATCCCAATACAAACTGTTGAACGAATCCATCATTCCTGCGCTGCGCCAAGAAGGCATTTACTTTGTACGTCGTACCCATTGGGATGAACGGCAACTGGCTTGGCTATCGGATTATTTCGACCGCGAACTCATGCCCTTGTTGAGTCCACTGGGGCTAGACCCCGCGCACCCGTTCCCTAATGTCATCAATAAAAGCCTGAATTTCATTATCAGCTTGCAAGGTACGGATGCCTTCGGGCGTGAAATTGATACCGCCATTGTGCAAGCACCGCGCAGTTTGCCACGCATTATCCGTCTGCCCGAAGGCATGGCTGCCAGCAATGACAGTTTCGTGTTCCTTTCTTCCATCTTGCACGCTTTTATTGATCGGCTGTTCCCCGGCATGGAAGTGTTGGGCTGCTACCAATTCCGCCTCACCCGCAACAGCAATATGTACGTGGATGAGGAAGAAGTCGACGATCTGTTGCAAGCCATGCAAGGCGAATTGCCGCAACGCAATTACGGCGCGGTGGTGCGTTTGGAAGTCGCCGACCATTGCCCAACGGACAATATCGAATACCTGATGGAACAATTCCACCTGTGTGAACAGGATGTTTACAACGTCAATGGCCCAGTCAACCTTAACCGCTTAATGGCCATTGCCGATTTGGTGGATCGCCCTGACTTGCGCTTTCCACCGTTCCGCCCTGCCCCATCGGTCGCTGAGCGCCACCCGGATTTGTTTGAACGCATCAAACACAGCGATGTCTTGATGCATCACCCTTACCAAAGTTTCCAAACGGTGCTGGATTTTATTGAGCAAGCCGCCAAAGACCCCAATGTATTGGCGATTAAAATGACGCTGTACCGCACCAGCAAACAATCCGAACTGGTCAAGCACCTGATTCGGGCAGCACGCTTAGGCAAAGAAGTCACGGTGGTAGTCGAATTGCGGGCGCGTTTCGATGAAGAAGCCAATATCGGGCTTGCCAATCAATTGCAGAATGCCGGGGCGCACGTGGTGTATGGCGTGGTGGGTTACAAAACCCATGCGAAACTGTGTCTAGTGGTGCGGCGCGAAGGTCAACACTTACGCCGTTACGCCCACCTTGGCACAGGCAACTATCACCCCGGCACGGCACGGATTTACACCGATTTTGGTTTGCTCACCTGTCAAGCAGACATGACCGAAGACGTGCACAAAGTCTTCCACATGCTCACGGGCCTGGGGCGAATGCGCGACCTGAAATATTTGCTGGAAGCGCCATTCACCTTGCACCTCGCGATCATGGATAAAATCCAGCGTGAAACCCAACACGCCTTAGCAGGTAAGCCCGCGTTGATCCGCGCTCGCATGAATGCCTTGATTGAACCGCAAACGATTAGCGCTTTGTATCAAGCCTCGCAAGCGGGTGTAAGGGTGGAATTGGTGGTACGCGGGGTGTGTTGCCTGCGCCCCGGCATTGCGGGCATTTCCGAAAATATTCATGTGCGCTCGGTCATGGGGCGGTTTTTAGAACACCCACGGGTGTTTTATTTCCAGAATGCCGGTGATGAGGAATTGTATTGTTCCAGTGCGGATTGGATGCCGCGTAATTTCTTCCGCCGCGTGGAAGTGGCTTTCCCGATTCTGGATCAGAAACTGCGGCAACGGATTATTCACGAAGCATTTGAATTGCACTTGCAAGACAATACGCAGGCGTGGGAATTGCAGGCTGATGGCACATACTTGCGCCAACAACCTGAGGGGGAGGAAGCCGCAGCTATTAACGCTCAACAGCAACTCTTAAAACTGCTGGGCAATGGTTAA